Genomic window (Cenarchaeum symbiont of Oopsacas minuta):
GCCATAATTCTATATTGGGGTCATTGTCTGCAGGTGAGAGTCTATTTTTAGCGTTATCATTCATAAGTGCAATTAGAAATGTTACTGGATTTAAATTTCCATTAATTATTGATACACCATTGGGAAAAGTATCTGGAACACCTCGTTATCTTCTCAGTAGAGCATTACCCGAGTATTTGCCTGACGAGCAAATTATATTTCTAGCTACTGATACTGAATTTCTTAATCCTGACACAAATGTACATGAAATAGAAGGCAGGCCTGAATTACCATTTGGAGAATTGCTTGAAAAAAAAATAAATGTGAAATATTATTTAATTAAAGGAATGGAAAAAAATATCGCTCAAATTGTTGATTATGTCCCAAAATGGAGATCGAACTAAATGTATGAAAATTATTTTCCAGATATAAATTATGGAGAATCTAACAAGCATATGTATACTGAGCTTATTAATAATTCTTGGTCGCCATTTTTTGAACATTCTATTTGGGAAATTTTTATTTTTTGTATGTCATATGCATATGCAAAAAAATTAAATCCAAAAGATCCTGACGGAAAAGGAACACTTAATTCAAAAGTGTTTAAACCTAATACTCGTTACATAATGTATGCACTAGCGATAGATCACTATGATGATATTGAAGTTATAAAAAATTCAAACAAAGTTGTAAAAATTTGTGAAGAATATGCTAATGTTGGAATTAAAAAAATTTATCAAATATTTAAAAATAAACCCTCGGAAGTTCCTATAGAGAAAATATTTCAAGATATGATATCTGAAATTAATGAAGAATAATTATGTCATATTTTTTATATATTCATAATCTAGTAATTTAAAGTCTATAGAGTACAAATTTGCAATATTTTGGATTTTCTCAATTGCATGCTCTTTATTTATCGCAATCATTGCAAATTCTTTATGTCGTAATAATTCTTTTGCTACTAATTTTTTCTCTCTTAGTAATATCGGTAATTCTAGATCAATAGGTGGAGGTTTTACTAATATGTCATAAATTATCGCTTTGGTTTTACCAGTTTTTTTATTTTGTCTCAATACGCGTCCTCTTCTTTGTATATACTGTTTTGGGTTTCCAGAACTCGCCATGATTATTGCAGTTTCTACTGATGGTATGTCTACGCCTTCATCAAGACATTTAATTGCAGTGATACAATCATAATGTCCTTGAGATAGTTTTTCAAGAATCATCCTTCTATCTTTTGTAGGATTTTCAAATGTTATTGAGGTACTAACTATTTGGTTGTCATTTAAGATTTTTTTAACATCGTTTAACTGTATTGTATTATTCAATGATGCGATCGGAGAAGGATTTGACGTGCAATAAATTAAAGTTTGTTTTATGTTAAATATTGAATTTATAATTTTTTCAAGTATGAGTAATTTGTTTTGTGCATTTGCAACAAGATTCGCTCTTTGTATTTCTGCATTATAATTATATTCTTGTCTTTGATTTTCATCTATTTTTTTCATAGAATATTTAGCAGCTATTTTTTTTGTCAATATGTTGTACATTTCCATTTCATCTGGAGTCAATTCTGCATAATATGGATGGTATTCATAATTGCAAAGATAGCCTTTGTCAATTGCAGTTTTCAATGGCAGATCATATACTACTTTATTGAAATATTTGTATAACAAATTGGTTCCTTCAGAATCATAATGCCTGATAGGAGTTGCACTTAAACCCAAACGTCCCTCATATTGATCTAGTAGTGCAAATCTAGATACTTGTGATCCTATATTATGTACTTCATCTACTATCAATATTTTTTCTGCATTCTGAATTTTCAAAATAAATCTCTTAAAATCATCATCATTAATTGTTTTATGTGTTGCATACACTATTACATGCGATATTATATAATTTCCATTGAATAATTTCATGTTGAAATCATTCATAATATATTCAAATTCATTTCTCCAAGTATGATTTTCACCATAACAGATGATTTCGCGTCCTACATGAATTTTATCCTCATCTGAAGCATCCAGATTGTATTCCATTAATTCTTTTTTCCATTGATCAACTAAATGAGTTTGAGGACAAGCTATAACAGTAATTGTTCTTTTTTTTGTTTTTTGAAAGTTATTAATACATCCTAACGCTGTGATTGTTTTGCCAGTACCTGTGGCCATGGAAAATATACCTACATGATTATTTTCTATCCAATTATTTCTAGCAGTTAATTGATATGGTCTTAATTTTTTATCATGTTTATCAATTTGTTCTTTTTCATATTTAATTAATTGATGAATTTTATTTAATGTTTCTCTATATTCTTTATCTGATTTTGGGGATATTTTTAATAAATGATTTTTAACGGCAATAGGAATATCAAAAATTTTTACATGAGGTTCATCATTATTCCAAAGTTTATCAAATGATTTTTGATCATCATCAATAGCTTGTTTATTTGTTTCATCTTTCCAATTACAAAATGCTTTGAAATTTTCAAAATTTTTAGTCCAACCAAAATTTGTTTCATTAATTGAACCCACAAATGATATGATATTTTTATTTGCATAATACACGATACCTAATTTTTCATGAAATATGCCATTTCCATTTTCAGTTAATGCAATTTTTATTTCTAATTGTGGTTTTCCTTGTATTTTGTGTACTAGTAGATATGCCATTAGTTTTGAAAAATAGTATTTAATATTTTTAGGATCATTATGCAAATCAGCAAAAAATGATTCTGTAATAATTTTTTCTTTCTCAACTGTACTTTTTTCTAAAAGATCTTTGTCATGGGATGAAAAATTTGGACTGGTCAATAATTGAATTCTACCATTATTTTCTATAAATTCTATAATCTCTTTTGAAATTGTTATAAACGATGTTGATGAAAAATAGCCAGCTTTTCTTTGATATAGTATGGAATTTTTTAACATGGGGCGATAAAAATCCTCAACAAGATTATCGTTTATTGAATTCCAACTTAATTTAGGCTCAAATTGATCTTGCATCTCATCACTATTTTCCAAGAATCCATCTTCCAAACCCATATTCGTGACAGATCTTATAATGACTTTGGATCTCATTTTCCCATAATCCCTTTAAAGAGAGTCGGTAGAGAGATTTTTCCATCAATTCCATAGTTTTTGAATATTTTTGATCACGTCCAATAAGATTGTCTACATATTTTTCTTCTGGAAGTGAACTGCTTTTTTTTAGGTTGCATTCTTTACAGGAAAGAACCAAATTCCATGCATTATCATCAAATATGTACGACCATGGTATAAAGTGATCAACATGGATGCATTTCTCTATTAGTTGATTGTTGCAATAAAAACAGTGATCCGAGTATCCCAAAAATACTTTTTTGTATTTTGTAAGCGAACCTCGTTCTGCTTCCTCATTGTCAACTTTTGCAGCAAGCATTGGAAGTCCATGATTTACTCTCTCCAAATATTTTATCCATTCTGCTAAAAGTGCACGCATTAGCAATCCGTAATTTTGTCTAAAAAATTCATGTGCTTCAGGTTTGAGAAATATTTTCTTTGCATCATCATCATAATCATAAAATACGTTGGCATCGGCGACAGAATTTCCACATGTAATCCGTTGAAATCTCTGTACGACCATTCCTTTTTTCTTTCTGGCCTCACCAAAAACATTTTCAAGTATGCCATTTCTTGCTTGTTTAATTTTATTCTGATCAAGATGTTTAAACTTGTATGGAGGTTTATCTCCGAATGCATCTTCTAGTATCTGTATCACCATAGGTCTTTTTTTAATGTGAAAGTCTTGTTTTATTTTAAATTTATATCTCTGATACCAATAATGTCTTAGAAACTCATTTGCAAGATATTCATATTTTATCTCCTTTGTCTGTCCTGTGGGTAAATTGTTTTTGCAATAATCTAATAAAGTTTTTCCTAGAGCAAATTTGTAAGTGTTATCCTTTCGTGATTTTGATATGATTGACAAAAATATTGTCCTCATACTCATATCGCCATCTTGTGACATTGGTTTGCGGATCTTTGTGCTCATTGTCGGCATATCTATTGAAATATTTGGATCCACTAGTCGGAAGAGCATAGTTCGTTTGGTACTACTCCAGTCTACGATAATCCCTTTTTTTCGTAGCTTTACAAGCTCACTGCTAGTTTGTATCATCAAAACGTTTGAAATTCTTTTTGGACCCCACAAAGAAGGTGGAAGATGTAATTGTAATGCTACCCATTCATCTAAATCATGCTTTTTGTGCCAAACAGGATTGTCTTGGTATTGTAACTGTAATGAATCTCCTGTATGAGATACGCCAAGATTTTTTACAGTATTGCCTATTTGTTTAAGCCCATGTAAAAGAAGATTTGGGATTTTTTGACGTTGAATTGGATCTAATACTGATTGCATTTACTTTTTTTTCCATGTTTGCGTTTATGTACTTTTTTAAAACATAAAAGTATGAGGTAAGCTACTCCGTATTTTTGTGCGTAAATGCCAAAACTTGATAATTATAGGCATGGACGTGATCTCATACACATAAAAGTATAAAGTCTGATATTACTTAATTGTACAACTTTTGGTTACCACATCTCATACGATCGAAAAAGCTTTTGATTAGAATGGAATTACCAAAACGCATACAAAAAGTTGAATTAGTTTGATCATGAAAAAATGTTAATCATCATATATGAAAACAAAGGGTAAAGTCATGGATAAGCCCGTTAGAACAACCTAGTCGACATCCCATTATTAATCTATAATCAAGTTTTAGAATCTTTTCGTTCTTTTAATTTTGAGACAAGTCCTGCATAAATGAACGGTAATATCGTAGTCGCCTCTGCATGCAATGTAGCCTGTTTTGCATCTTGTGTTACCTTGCCCCATGAGATTGCTTCCTTTACTTGTGCACCGCTGAGGCTACCATCAAACTCTTGTGCAGTCGTGATGTAAAATGCATAGTCTAGTCCTTCCCTATACTGATTCCACCACAGTGTATGGTGTTTTGAAATTCCACCACCAATCATGAACGCACCTGATTTTTTGGCTTTAAAGATCAAGTCAGATAGCAGTTCTGCATCACCTAGTAGATTCAGTTTAAAGTCACGATGTTTCTGTGCAAAGAGCCAGATTTGGTTCCCTACAGCGCCATCTACAATTCCTGGAACTATGACCTTTACATCATTTTTGTAAGCCCAGTAAAGATACGAATCCTCTCCAAGATGTTTTCCAATCATCTTGCAGATATCTACACTGGTCATCTCCCTTGTCCCGTTCTGGTATTCTTCTTCCAAAAACAATTGCATCTTTTCCTCGATGAGTGGACCATAGCTATCTACTGGTACAAGAATATTACCTAATCGGTGAATGTTCTGATCTGCCAGTTTTTTATCATCCATGCTAAAAGATCCTTCCATATAATGCGAAAAATGCCTTGCAATGTCATGGTCTAACGAGCCACAAGTTACCATGGCAACATCAAACCATCTGTTTTTAATCATGTCTCGAATTATTCCCCTAGTCCCAGTTGATACTATGGCAGCCACAAAGGATACAAATTTCAGACATTCCTCATCTGATATCATCTCTGTCAAGATCTTTAATCCAACTGACAGATTTACCGATTCAAACCCACCTGATTTGGACATTTCTTCAAATATTTTCTCAATAGATGTATCCTCATCAATCTCCATATCCTTGACTGGTCTACCAATCTCTATCATTATCTGAATGGTAAAATTTAGGTATAAAATTATATCTAATTGGTTCTTTTAACGAGTCACATATTGGTAAATATGATAACAAAAAATAATGGTTCACAGATTAGATTCCAAAAGAAATATGTACATAATGACCAAACTAACAAGTTTCAATAATACTTACCATCATCAATTTGATCTTTTATTTTATGTTTGATGATTCAATTATATCCAACATTGATAATCATGATCCCGCTATTGCAAAAACATGGAATTTGTACTTGGTAATAATGATGAATCTATCTCATAATATATTATATCTAAAATGATTGTGTGTCTTTTTACTGCCATGAGGAGCATGCATTATTCCCATCTAAAAGATAATGTATAGTTTAAGTCCTTTATTGACACCCTTTTCGATATTACCATGTTGGTTTTAGATGGTACGATCTTGGTTATCAGTAAAGCAAGTCCATGTTTTCGGGATTGATGAAGTGGCTCATCAAACTATCATTATTGACATATAGTCAAAAACATGAAAGATATCATGATGAGATGACAAATGATAATATGTGTGATACTTGTGGCAATCGACCATAGAATACGAGTTTTATGGATCACATAGTGCAGATTTTTCACAGAATCATAAAAAATATTAATGGCAAAAAAGTAGGAATGTTATGAAAATCCTAGTCGATGAAAATATGGATGGTATGGATGAAAAACTCAAAGAATTAGGTTATGACGCATATAGTGTACGAAAGCTCCGAAATGATGGAAAACAACTCGGTTCCGACTATTCTGTGATAAGTTATGCTCGTGAGAATAACATGGTCGTAGTCACAAAGGATTCCGAGTACAGTAAAGCAAGTCAAGAAAACAATTTTCCACTAATTCTCTTGGATGATAATTTTCTTCTCGACATAATCATAAAAAAATTAAAAGAGTTATCATAGTCAGATTCAAGCTAGCTTTTCATCATTCCCTAAAATTTTCATAAATGCAATTTTGATAGAAAAGACTCACAACATTAACTACACGACCACAAATCTGCATCTCTGAATTTTAGGGTAATTTCCATCACCATTCTCAAAGTTTAGAAGACATGTTCATTATTATGCAGATCGTGTAAAAATGAAAGTGATTGAATGTATGCTCATTTTAATACTCATTGGGATTTTGTCTGTGATGAATGTTTATGCCATAATTTATAATTCTAAAAATTATGATGTACATAATATTTCAAAAATGAGTGATCTGTAATTCATGTATAATCAATCGAGTCATCTGATGGCCTTATGTTTTAGCGAATAAAGCATCACGGTAAACCACGTTAGTTGATCAGAGCTGATCGCCATCGAATTTTCTTAAAAAATGATTTTTCATATACGTATCAAAAACCACATTAAGCAGTGCAAGATAGTAATCTTGGGCTCGTTGCATAGCATGGATAGTGCGAACGCTTGCGGAGTGTTAGGTCGAGGGATCGAAGCCCTTCGGGCCCGCTTTTTGTAAATAGCGAAACCCTGCCGTATGTTATATGATTTTAATGGAGATTGTCGATCAGTCGATCAGGATTTGTATGTTTGTAACGGCAAGGGTGGGGCATAGAAGGTGCCCCAATAACCATCTCTTTTTTTTTCTTATAATCTACTTTATGCATATCCATATTTTAATAATGAATGCATTCATAACACAATGCCATGCGAATTGACATCAAACCAAAAGCTGCTGACCGTTTACATGAAAACGAAGTAAGCGATCTTTTTACTTCGCAGGATACGTATGCCAAAATCATGAACAGAGAAACCGTATTCATCACGGGTCCAAAAGGCACTGGCAAATCCATGATTTTGCGCTACATGTCAATGCCGATACAGTCAGAACGTCAAAAATCCAAGAAACAGATATCGTATGATAAAAAACATTGTGGTGTGTACATAAATTGCAGTAAGCATTATTTTGGTCAAATCCATGAACCCAATTCAGACATACAGCAGACACTAATTTGGAAAGAAAATTTCATACACATGTTTAATCTTACGATATGTCATACACTGTTTGAAAATATTGAAAATTCAAAAAAATATCCTGTATTTCAGATGGCCGAATCAGAGGAGGCTGCAGCATGTAAGAAAATTTCGATTATTTTAGATTGTGAAGAAGTTTATTCCTTTGAAGATATTAGTAATAAAGTTAGAAAAAAGATGATGTATCTATATTCAAATTTTGATAAAAAAGAAACAGGTACGACAACGGTAATTTCATTTATTTCAGAATTAGAAGAAATTCTAAGAAATAAAATCTCAATGTTTAAAAACAAGTCACTTTGCATATTATTAGATAACTATAATGAACTAACAGACATACAGCGTGAGATAATTAATGACATTATATCATTACGAACTATTTTCAAGATCGCAACACTACCACCAAATTTTTCAACAATGAGAGAATCTGGTAAATTCCTTAGTTTTATGAATGATTTTGACATAGTTAATATCGGCACTACAAATCTTAGCAGAAAATCGCCTAATTTTAATGCCACAAAATGCTTCCTAAAAGAAGTTGCCAATAAACGTCTGAAAGAATATAATGTAAATATTGAAATTTTACTAAGTGCAGATAACCTCGAGATTTTCAAACATAAAACATCATATGTTGGGTTCGAAAATTTTGTTTTGTTGTCATCTGGAAATGCAAGAATGTTTCTTAGATTATTGAATATTGCAATTCAAAAATGGTCGGATACGGGAAAATCCATACCTCAATCGATTCAACAACAAGCAGCGTACGGATTAGCCTATGACTTAATGAGAAAGGATACGAATTTCTTATCAAAGCCTCATAGATCTATAATTCGTTCATTTATTTTAAAAGTGGGATTATTATTTCAAAACTATCACAAAATTACAAAAAAATATTACTTGCAATTAGGAATAAAAGATCCCGAAAAAATTTCAGATGATACACGTGATCTGTTATCTTTGGCCACAGAACATAATTATATAATGCAATCGCCAGTTGATCGTACATCACGTGAAGGGTACAAGCTTGAATCTATTACTTTGCTGAATGCATTATTACCTTATTTTGATTTGGCATTAAGAACGCACCAAGTACGGGAAATATCTGCAAAACAACTCAACAACTTGATCAATAAAGACAGTACAGTCAAAAATTTAAAAATAATCCTAGGTAAAAAAACAATAGACCTGAAACCAAATAATATGCTTTCTTCATATATGAATGACGAAAAGAATTCAGTTGTGAATCATAGTAAATCAAGAAATGTAATAACAAAAGAAGTACAACAGATTGTAAACCATATTTCAGATAATCAATTAGGGGTTTTTATCGGATCTGGGATTTCTAAAGAGATCGGATATCCTACAGGATCTGATCTTGCTGAGAAAATTGCACTACACTTTGAAGGAGATTATGTGGGTGAAGATCTTACTGCAGTTGTTAATAGAGTCTTAACACAGTGTGAGAAAGGAGATTTAGTCCAATTCATTAAAAATCTATTTAAAAATATTACAGAAGAAAAATCAACATCATATACAAAGCTTGCAGAATTGCAACTTGATGAGATGTTTACAACAAATTGGGATCATGCCATAAAAAATACCTTTAAAAAATTACATAAAGACATCGAAGTTGTTGTGAGAGATGAACACATACCATTAATTGGAAATCATAAACCAATAATATACAAATTACATGGGGATTTTGATCATCCAGATCTGTTTGCAATAACTGAAGACGATTACAATGACATTGAAAATACACGTTCTGGCATTATCAACGCCTTGAAAGTTATTCTTATGCGCAAACATTTTTTATTTTTGGGATATAGTATGGAAGATTTAGATCTATTAAAAATTATTGGTATGATAAAAAAATTACAAGGCGAAGTTCCGCTCACATCATATGTGGCAATTTCAGACGTATCAGAAGAAAAAAAGAAGAATTTTGAAAAAATGGGCATAATTTTAATCCCCATCAAAGGCGAGACATTAATTAATTCCATACACAAAGAGATAACGAGGAAGAGATAGATGGATAGTGAATTTCAAGATCAAATGTTAGATAAATATGATGTTTATCTTTGCTCATCAGGATATGAAGAAAGGACGTGTGGTGGCATACAGAATATCAAAAATGATACAAAATTTGGACGCTCTTTTATGATATTATTGGAACCCGATGATCCGAGATTACTTGAAAGTAATCGAGCAAATGCAGAAAAAATTAGAGAAAATCTTGCAAGACATTCTAGCATGCCAAAATCTGTTAGTTTCAAACCCGAACAAATATCGGAATTTACTAATTTTTTATATGAAAATACAAGTAACCATCAAAATATTCTGATAGATGTTACATCTTTTACAAGATCTTTTCTTTATTCAATTTTAAATGTATGTACACGAAAATATCTCAACACTCATCTAATATATTCAGAGCCAGAAAAATATACCAAAAATTATGCACAAGGTCTAGAGGATGTAATCATAATGCCATCAAATCCTGGAATTCCAAATCAGTCTAAAAAAATTCTATTAGTTTTGTTTTTAGGGTGGGAAAATATCCGACTTGAATCCTTGATAGAGCGATGGGAACCCACCAAAGTCATTACCATGATAGAATTTGCAGATGACGAAAGAGGAGATTGGAATAAAAAAACCAGAGATAATTGTAAAAATATAATCGATAGTTATGAGTGCATGGAAATTCCTGCATTAAATCCACGAGAATCGCTTGCACGGTTAGAAGGAGTCTATAATCATTATGGTGAAGAA
Coding sequences:
- a CDS encoding SIR2 family protein — translated: MRIDIKPKAADRLHENEVSDLFTSQDTYAKIMNRETVFITGPKGTGKSMILRYMSMPIQSERQKSKKQISYDKKHCGVYINCSKHYFGQIHEPNSDIQQTLIWKENFIHMFNLTICHTLFENIENSKKYPVFQMAESEEAAACKKISIILDCEEVYSFEDISNKVRKKMMYLYSNFDKKETGTTTVISFISELEEILRNKISMFKNKSLCILLDNYNELTDIQREIINDIISLRTIFKIATLPPNFSTMRESGKFLSFMNDFDIVNIGTTNLSRKSPNFNATKCFLKEVANKRLKEYNVNIEILLSADNLEIFKHKTSYVGFENFVLLSSGNARMFLRLLNIAIQKWSDTGKSIPQSIQQQAAYGLAYDLMRKDTNFLSKPHRSIIRSFILKVGLLFQNYHKITKKYYLQLGIKDPEKISDDTRDLLSLATEHNYIMQSPVDRTSREGYKLESITLLNALLPYFDLALRTHQVREISAKQLNNLINKDSTVKNLKIILGKKTIDLKPNNMLSSYMNDEKNSVVNHSKSRNVITKEVQQIVNHISDNQLGVFIGSGISKEIGYPTGSDLAEKIALHFEGDYVGEDLTAVVNRVLTQCEKGDLVQFIKNLFKNITEEKSTSYTKLAELQLDEMFTTNWDHAIKNTFKKLHKDIEVVVRDEHIPLIGNHKPIIYKLHGDFDHPDLFAITEDDYNDIENTRSGIINALKVILMRKHFLFLGYSMEDLDLLKIIGMIKKLQGEVPLTSYVAISDVSEEKKKNFEKMGIILIPIKGETLINSIHKEITRKR
- a CDS encoding Mut7-C RNAse domain-containing protein; its protein translation is MKILVDENMDGMDEKLKELGYDAYSVRKLRNDGKQLGSDYSVISYARENNMVVVTKDSEYSKASQENNFPLILLDDNFLLDIIIKKLKELS
- a CDS encoding HNH endonuclease, which codes for MQSVLDPIQRQKIPNLLLHGLKQIGNTVKNLGVSHTGDSLQLQYQDNPVWHKKHDLDEWVALQLHLPPSLWGPKRISNVLMIQTSSELVKLRKKGIIVDWSSTKRTMLFRLVDPNISIDMPTMSTKIRKPMSQDGDMSMRTIFLSIISKSRKDNTYKFALGKTLLDYCKNNLPTGQTKEIKYEYLANEFLRHYWYQRYKFKIKQDFHIKKRPMVIQILEDAFGDKPPYKFKHLDQNKIKQARNGILENVFGEARKKKGMVVQRFQRITCGNSVADANVFYDYDDDAKKIFLKPEAHEFFRQNYGLLMRALLAEWIKYLERVNHGLPMLAAKVDNEEAERGSLTKYKKVFLGYSDHCFYCNNQLIEKCIHVDHFIPWSYIFDDNAWNLVLSCKECNLKKSSSLPEEKYVDNLIGRDQKYSKTMELMEKSLYRLSLKGLWENEIQSHYKICHEYGFGRWILGK
- a CDS encoding type III restriction enzyme res subunit, encoding MGLEDGFLENSDEMQDQFEPKLSWNSINDNLVEDFYRPMLKNSILYQRKAGYFSSTSFITISKEIIEFIENNGRIQLLTSPNFSSHDKDLLEKSTVEKEKIITESFFADLHNDPKNIKYYFSKLMAYLLVHKIQGKPQLEIKIALTENGNGIFHEKLGIVYYANKNIISFVGSINETNFGWTKNFENFKAFCNWKDETNKQAIDDDQKSFDKLWNNDEPHVKIFDIPIAVKNHLLKISPKSDKEYRETLNKIHQLIKYEKEQIDKHDKKLRPYQLTARNNWIENNHVGIFSMATGTGKTITALGCINNFQKTKKRTITVIACPQTHLVDQWKKELMEYNLDASDEDKIHVGREIICYGENHTWRNEFEYIMNDFNMKLFNGNYIISHVIVYATHKTINDDDFKRFILKIQNAEKILIVDEVHNIGSQVSRFALLDQYEGRLGLSATPIRHYDSEGTNLLYKYFNKVVYDLPLKTAIDKGYLCNYEYHPYYAELTPDEMEMYNILTKKIAAKYSMKKIDENQRQEYNYNAEIQRANLVANAQNKLLILEKIINSIFNIKQTLIYCTSNPSPIASLNNTIQLNDVKKILNDNQIVSTSITFENPTKDRRMILEKLSQGHYDCITAIKCLDEGVDIPSVETAIIMASSGNPKQYIQRRGRVLRQNKKTGKTKAIIYDILVKPPPIDLELPILLREKKLVAKELLRHKEFAMIAINKEHAIEKIQNIANLYSIDFKLLDYEYIKNMT
- a CDS encoding deoxyhypusine synthase encodes the protein MIEIGRPVKDMEIDEDTSIEKIFEEMSKSGGFESVNLSVGLKILTEMISDEECLKFVSFVAAIVSTGTRGIIRDMIKNRWFDVAMVTCGSLDHDIARHFSHYMEGSFSMDDKKLADQNIHRLGNILVPVDSYGPLIEEKMQLFLEEEYQNGTREMTSVDICKMIGKHLGEDSYLYWAYKNDVKVIVPGIVDGAVGNQIWLFAQKHRDFKLNLLGDAELLSDLIFKAKKSGAFMIGGGISKHHTLWWNQYREGLDYAFYITTAQEFDGSLSGAQVKEAISWGKVTQDAKQATLHAEATTILPFIYAGLVSKLKERKDSKT